Proteins from one Enterobacter bugandensis genomic window:
- a CDS encoding anion transporter encodes MKIPGLQALSRDRFFHLLLIIGAGLSLFVPFAPQAWSAAIDWRTIITLSGLMMLTKGVELSGYFDVLGRKMVRRFATERRLALFMVFSAAVLSTFLTNDVALFIIVPLTLTLRKLCEIPVSRLIIFEALAVNAGSLLTPIGNPQNILLWGRSGLSFAAFTWQMAPLALVMMLSLLAVCWFAFPDKKLQYHSGTTGPQWQPRLVWSCLGLYIVFLFALELRYELQGVLLVAAGFVVLARRVLVSVDWTLLLVFMAMFIDVHLLIQLPVLQNVLHSVSTLSQPGLWLTAIGLSQFISNVPATILLLNYVPPDTLLAWAVNIGGFGLLPGSLANLIALRMANDRRIWWRFHLWSIPMLLWAAAIGFGLFLLI; translated from the coding sequence ATGAAAATCCCTGGACTGCAGGCCCTCTCACGCGATCGTTTCTTCCATCTCTTATTAATCATTGGCGCCGGGTTAAGCCTGTTTGTGCCGTTTGCGCCACAGGCCTGGTCTGCGGCGATTGACTGGCGCACCATCATCACCCTGAGCGGGTTAATGATGCTGACCAAAGGGGTCGAGCTGAGCGGCTATTTTGACGTCCTGGGGCGTAAAATGGTGCGCCGTTTTGCCACCGAGCGCAGGCTGGCCCTGTTTATGGTCTTCTCCGCCGCGGTGCTGTCGACGTTTCTGACCAACGATGTGGCGCTGTTTATCATCGTGCCCCTCACGCTCACCCTGCGTAAGCTTTGCGAGATCCCGGTCAGCAGACTGATCATCTTTGAAGCGCTCGCCGTTAACGCCGGTTCTCTGTTGACGCCCATCGGCAACCCGCAAAATATTCTTCTCTGGGGACGTTCCGGTCTGTCATTCGCCGCCTTTACCTGGCAGATGGCGCCTCTGGCGCTGGTGATGATGCTGTCGCTGCTGGCGGTCTGCTGGTTCGCGTTTCCGGATAAAAAGCTGCAATACCATAGCGGGACCACGGGCCCGCAGTGGCAGCCGCGGCTGGTCTGGAGCTGCCTCGGGCTGTATATCGTCTTTCTGTTCGCCCTGGAGCTGAGGTATGAGCTCCAGGGCGTCCTGCTCGTCGCCGCGGGCTTTGTCGTGCTGGCGCGGCGCGTGCTGGTGAGCGTGGACTGGACGCTGCTGCTGGTCTTTATGGCGATGTTCATCGACGTGCATCTGCTTATTCAGCTTCCGGTGCTGCAAAACGTTCTGCACAGCGTCAGCACGCTGTCGCAGCCGGGGCTGTGGCTGACGGCGATTGGCCTGTCGCAGTTTATCAGCAACGTGCCTGCCACCATTCTGCTGCTCAACTACGTTCCGCCGGACACGCTGCTGGCCTGGGCGGTGAACATCGGTGGGTTTGGGCTGCTGCCCGGCTCCCTGGCAAACCTGATCGCCCTGCGCATGGCCAACGACCGTCGCATCTGGTGGCGCTTCCACCTCTGGTCGATCCCGATGCTGCTCTGGGCTGCGGCGATCGGTTTCGGACTATTCCTTCTCATATAG
- a CDS encoding HlyD family secretion protein, translating into MAEEQNPPADEQDKNNNERKRPGKKPLIILGIVVIVMVIVALVWWFLTRNEETTDDAFTDGNVVTIAPKTAGYVTELRVRDNQRVKKGDVLVVIDPRDTTAQRDQAQAQLGLAIAQLHQAQAQLALSKVQYPAQRDEAKAQVLKAQADLANAQAEYRRQRGVDPRATTQQSIDSANAQLRSAQAGLASAQAQLEVAEQVQLQIRQQETNVEARERQVEQAKAQLETANLNLSYTEVRAPFDGFVTKRNVQPGTLVQAGTALFSLVSPNVWVVANFKESQLERMKPGDKVSVSVDAWPDMELEGHIDSIQQGSGSRFSAFPSENATGNFVKIVQRVPVKIVIDKGLDPNKPLPLGLSVEPKVTVE; encoded by the coding sequence ATGGCAGAAGAACAAAATCCACCTGCTGACGAGCAGGATAAAAACAATAACGAGCGTAAACGCCCGGGCAAAAAACCGTTAATTATCCTTGGCATCGTGGTCATCGTGATGGTGATCGTGGCGCTGGTCTGGTGGTTTTTAACCCGCAACGAAGAGACCACCGACGACGCCTTTACCGACGGCAACGTGGTGACCATTGCCCCCAAAACGGCGGGCTACGTTACCGAGCTTCGCGTGCGGGATAACCAGCGCGTGAAGAAAGGGGATGTGCTGGTGGTGATCGATCCGCGTGATACCACCGCCCAGCGCGATCAGGCTCAGGCTCAGCTTGGGCTGGCTATCGCGCAGCTGCATCAGGCTCAGGCGCAGCTGGCGCTCTCAAAAGTGCAGTATCCCGCCCAGCGTGACGAAGCCAAAGCGCAGGTGCTGAAAGCGCAGGCCGATCTGGCGAACGCGCAGGCGGAATACCGCCGCCAGCGCGGCGTCGACCCGCGCGCGACCACCCAGCAAAGTATTGATTCTGCGAACGCTCAGCTGCGCAGCGCCCAGGCTGGCCTTGCCAGCGCACAGGCGCAGCTGGAAGTGGCGGAGCAGGTACAGCTGCAAATCCGCCAGCAGGAGACCAACGTCGAAGCCCGCGAGCGTCAGGTCGAACAGGCCAAAGCGCAGCTGGAAACCGCGAATCTGAACCTCTCTTACACCGAAGTCCGCGCCCCGTTCGACGGCTTTGTCACCAAACGCAACGTGCAGCCCGGCACGCTGGTTCAGGCGGGCACCGCGCTGTTCTCGCTGGTCTCCCCGAACGTATGGGTGGTGGCGAACTTTAAAGAGTCCCAGCTTGAGCGCATGAAGCCCGGCGATAAGGTTAGCGTCTCCGTGGATGCCTGGCCGGATATGGAGCTTGAAGGCCATATCGACAGCATCCAGCAGGGCAGCGGCTCGCGCTTCTCCGCCTTCCCGTCGGAAAACGCCACCGGTAACTTCGTGAAGATTGTTCAGCGCGTACCGGTAAAAATCGTCATTGATAAAGGTCTGGATCCGAACAAGCCGCTGCCGCTGGGGCTGTCGGTTGAACCGAAGGTCACCGTGGAATGA
- a CDS encoding DHA2 family efflux MFS transporter permease subunit, translating into MTDHSHDNWKPASNPWAVAIVVTLAVFMEILDTTIVNVALPHVAGSLSASYDESTWVLTSYLVANGIVLPISAFLSRLFGRKQFFLICIVMFTICSFLCGIATELWQIILFRVMQGFFGGGLQPTQQSVLLDYFKPEDRGKAFGLSSIAIIVAPVLGPTLGGWITDNYSWRWVFFINIPVGIVTVLAIYQLLEDPPWESKSKEKLTIDWTGIGLIALGLGCLQVMLDRGEDDDWFYSNFIRTFAVLTLVGIIGAIYWLMYAKKPVVDLHCMKDRNFAISSLLMAGMAMILYGSSVVIPQLAQQDLGYTATWSGLVLSPGAVLIVLTIPLVLKLMPVVQTRWIIAFGFTCLAVSFFWSRTLTPDIDFETLVLFRSAQSIGLGFLFVPLTTIAFISIPRRLNADAAALFTMFRNVAGSIGISLSTAAITERAQAHSAHLAYHASPFNEQFQLAIRESAQAIQNFTTQVGDPTGIATGRMYQTMIEQSRFLAYIDVFTILSAVALLLIPFCLLLSPVKSEGSAGAH; encoded by the coding sequence ATGACGGATCATAGCCACGATAACTGGAAGCCCGCCAGTAACCCGTGGGCGGTGGCGATTGTCGTCACCCTGGCGGTGTTCATGGAAATTCTGGACACTACCATCGTCAACGTCGCGCTGCCGCACGTGGCGGGGTCGCTCTCGGCCAGCTACGACGAATCCACCTGGGTACTGACAAGCTACCTGGTGGCGAACGGCATCGTGCTGCCCATCTCGGCGTTCCTGAGCCGGCTGTTTGGCCGCAAGCAGTTCTTCCTCATTTGCATCGTGATGTTCACCATCTGCTCGTTTCTGTGCGGCATCGCCACCGAGCTGTGGCAAATCATCCTGTTCCGCGTAATGCAGGGCTTCTTTGGCGGCGGGTTGCAGCCCACCCAGCAGTCGGTGCTGCTTGACTACTTCAAGCCGGAGGACAGGGGCAAAGCGTTTGGGCTTTCCTCCATTGCGATTATCGTCGCGCCGGTGCTCGGCCCGACGCTGGGGGGCTGGATCACCGACAACTACTCCTGGCGCTGGGTGTTCTTTATCAACATCCCGGTGGGGATTGTGACGGTGCTGGCGATCTACCAGCTGTTGGAAGATCCGCCGTGGGAGAGCAAATCAAAAGAGAAGCTGACCATCGACTGGACGGGGATCGGCCTGATCGCCCTCGGCCTTGGCTGTTTGCAGGTGATGCTCGACCGGGGCGAGGATGATGACTGGTTCTACTCGAACTTTATCCGCACCTTCGCGGTGCTGACGCTGGTCGGCATTATCGGCGCAATCTACTGGCTGATGTATGCCAAAAAGCCGGTGGTGGATCTGCACTGCATGAAGGACCGCAACTTCGCGATCTCCAGCCTGCTGATGGCGGGGATGGCGATGATCCTCTACGGCAGTTCGGTGGTGATCCCGCAACTGGCGCAGCAGGATCTGGGCTATACCGCGACCTGGTCCGGGCTGGTGCTCTCGCCCGGCGCGGTGCTGATCGTGCTGACCATCCCGCTGGTGCTGAAGCTGATGCCGGTGGTGCAGACGCGCTGGATCATCGCCTTTGGCTTTACCTGCCTGGCGGTGTCGTTCTTCTGGTCGCGCACGCTGACGCCGGATATTGACTTCGAAACCCTGGTGCTGTTCCGCAGCGCCCAGTCGATTGGTCTGGGGTTCCTGTTTGTGCCGCTCACCACCATCGCCTTCATCTCGATACCGAGACGGCTCAACGCCGATGCGGCGGCGCTGTTTACCATGTTCCGCAACGTGGCGGGATCCATCGGGATTTCTCTCTCGACGGCGGCCATCACCGAGCGCGCGCAGGCGCACAGCGCGCACCTTGCCTACCACGCCTCGCCGTTTAACGAGCAGTTCCAGCTGGCGATTCGCGAAAGCGCCCAGGCGATCCAGAACTTCACCACCCAGGTGGGCGATCCGACCGGGATTGCCACCGGGCGGATGTACCAGACGATGATCGAGCAGTCCCGCTTCCTGGCCTACATCGACGTCTTCACCATTCTGAGCGCCGTGGCCTTGCTATTGATTCCGTTTTGTTTGTTGCTCTCGCCGGTTAAGAGCGAGGGGAGTGCAGGAGCACACTGA
- a CDS encoding efflux transporter outer membrane subunit, whose protein sequence is MIHRRLHPLMIMMLLVGCAVGPDYQQPAPPAVTHWNDKGDSAVKSQTTSAATNPRWWKTFGSPQLDSLVERAIAGNLTLQQTVLRIAGAREQINQAGGAFFPSVNGNLQATRQQLGLEGELKSHGVYDQLDNVDPELRGALGPLTQPINLYQGSFDAQWEIDLWGKVRRQVEAAEAQQKAAIEQRNDALVSLEAEVARAWLQLRGAQSIIATLNTQIKSAQQTLDLTESRQRGGLSPQMDVENARAQLGNLEAQLPQYQAQERQAMNGLAILLGKPPGALDSELQSAQPMPALPDIVQTGIPSTLARRRPDVREAEANLHAATAQIGVSVAELFPSFTLSGQFGLRNSESGWLTDWSSHFYSFGPQVSIPIFQGGRLVSSVKVARAQQGAAVLDYRQTVLTALGDVENALVSYRTDQQREAGLAKTIDALQNAFDLASDSYRQGIASFIDVLDAQRQLAQAEQQRAQAQVQSALDLVALYKALGGGWEPYQQVQLPDYSVFGDAPRG, encoded by the coding sequence ATGATACACAGACGTTTACACCCCCTGATGATAATGATGCTGCTGGTGGGCTGCGCCGTCGGGCCGGACTACCAGCAGCCTGCGCCACCCGCCGTTACGCACTGGAACGATAAGGGCGACAGCGCGGTAAAATCGCAAACCACCTCCGCCGCGACCAATCCGCGCTGGTGGAAAACCTTCGGCTCGCCGCAGCTCGACAGTCTGGTTGAACGCGCCATCGCCGGAAACCTGACGCTGCAGCAAACGGTACTGCGCATTGCCGGGGCGCGTGAACAGATTAACCAGGCGGGCGGGGCATTTTTCCCGTCGGTGAACGGCAATCTGCAGGCGACGCGCCAGCAGCTCGGGCTGGAAGGGGAGCTAAAATCCCACGGCGTGTACGACCAGCTGGATAATGTCGACCCTGAACTCAGAGGCGCTCTGGGGCCGCTGACGCAGCCGATTAACCTTTATCAGGGCAGCTTCGACGCCCAGTGGGAAATCGACCTCTGGGGCAAGGTGCGCCGTCAGGTGGAAGCCGCCGAGGCGCAGCAGAAGGCCGCCATCGAACAGCGTAACGATGCGCTGGTGTCGCTGGAAGCGGAAGTGGCGCGCGCGTGGCTTCAGTTGCGCGGGGCGCAGAGCATTATCGCTACCCTGAACACCCAGATTAAAAGCGCGCAGCAGACGCTGGACCTGACCGAAAGCCGCCAGCGCGGCGGGCTGTCACCGCAGATGGACGTGGAAAACGCCCGGGCGCAGCTGGGCAATCTTGAAGCCCAGCTGCCGCAGTATCAGGCCCAGGAACGCCAGGCGATGAACGGGCTGGCTATTCTGCTCGGCAAGCCGCCGGGGGCGCTGGATAGCGAGCTGCAATCAGCGCAGCCAATGCCCGCGCTGCCGGATATCGTGCAGACTGGTATACCGTCCACGCTGGCGCGCCGCCGTCCGGACGTGCGCGAAGCGGAGGCCAACCTTCATGCCGCCACGGCGCAGATTGGCGTCTCGGTGGCCGAGCTGTTCCCGAGTTTTACCCTCTCCGGACAGTTTGGCCTGCGCAACAGCGAATCCGGCTGGCTGACCGACTGGAGCAGCCACTTCTACAGCTTCGGCCCGCAGGTTTCCATTCCGATTTTCCAGGGTGGTCGGCTGGTCTCCAGCGTTAAGGTGGCGCGAGCGCAGCAGGGCGCTGCGGTACTGGACTATCGCCAGACGGTGCTGACCGCGCTCGGGGATGTGGAAAACGCGCTGGTGAGCTATCGCACCGACCAGCAGCGTGAGGCGGGCCTCGCGAAAACCATCGACGCACTGCAAAACGCCTTTGATTTAGCCAGCGACAGCTACCGGCAGGGGATCGCCAGCTTTATCGACGTGCTGGACGCCCAGCGTCAGCTGGCGCAGGCCGAGCAGCAGCGCGCGCAGGCGCAGGTCCAGAGCGCCCTCGATCTGGTGGCGCTCTACAAGGCGCTCGGCGGCGGCTGGGAGCCGTATCAGCAGGTGCAGCTCCCGGACTACAGTGTCTTTGGCGACGCCCCGCGCGGATAA
- a CDS encoding aldo/keto reductase — protein MRYQKLGNTGLFVSELCLGTMTFGGEGGMWGKIGQLQQSEAEQLVGRALDAGINFIDTADVYSEGRSEAILGQALKNLNVPRENVVVATKVFGETGTAGVNSRGSSRYHIISSVKESLRRLQLDHIDLYQLHGFDPATPIEETLYALDNLVQHGHVRYIGVSNWAAWQIAKALGISERLGLARFASLQAYYTIAGRDLERELVPMMQSEGVGLMVWSPLAGGLLSGKYGRDGQSEAGSRRLAFDFPPVDKERAFDCVDVMRVIAESKGASVAQIALAWLLHQKAVTSVIIGAKRVDQLDDNIAATGIRLSEDELKQLDAVSALPREYPGWMLERQGEYRRNQLAQQ, from the coding sequence ATGCGTTATCAAAAACTGGGCAACACCGGTCTGTTCGTTTCTGAACTGTGCCTCGGCACCATGACCTTCGGCGGAGAAGGCGGCATGTGGGGCAAGATTGGTCAGCTCCAGCAGAGCGAAGCAGAACAGCTGGTGGGTCGCGCGCTGGACGCGGGTATCAACTTTATCGATACCGCGGACGTTTACTCGGAAGGGCGCTCGGAGGCGATCCTCGGGCAGGCGCTGAAAAACCTCAACGTCCCGCGCGAGAACGTGGTGGTCGCGACTAAAGTATTTGGCGAAACCGGGACGGCGGGAGTGAACTCGCGCGGCAGCTCGCGCTATCACATCATCAGCAGCGTGAAGGAGAGCCTGCGTCGCCTGCAGCTCGATCATATCGATCTCTATCAGCTTCACGGTTTCGATCCGGCCACGCCGATTGAGGAGACGCTGTATGCGCTGGATAACCTGGTGCAGCACGGCCACGTGCGCTACATCGGCGTCTCGAACTGGGCGGCGTGGCAGATAGCCAAAGCGCTGGGCATTTCCGAGCGACTCGGGCTGGCGCGTTTTGCGTCATTGCAGGCGTACTACACTATTGCCGGACGCGATCTTGAGCGCGAGCTGGTGCCGATGATGCAGAGCGAAGGCGTCGGGCTGATGGTCTGGAGCCCGCTGGCGGGCGGCCTGCTGAGTGGAAAATATGGTCGCGACGGGCAGAGCGAAGCCGGTAGCCGCCGTCTGGCGTTCGACTTCCCGCCGGTGGACAAAGAGCGCGCCTTTGACTGCGTGGACGTGATGCGCGTGATTGCCGAAAGTAAGGGCGCCTCCGTGGCGCAAATCGCGCTGGCGTGGCTGCTGCACCAGAAGGCGGTGACCAGCGTAATTATTGGTGCGAAACGCGTCGATCAGCTTGACGACAACATTGCCGCCACCGGGATCCGCTTAAGCGAAGACGAGCTTAAACAGCTGGATGCCGTCAGCGCGCTGCCGCGTGAATATCCGGGCTGGATGCTGGAGCGTCAGGGGGAATATCGTCGCAATCAGCTTGCGCAACAATAA
- a CDS encoding succinylglutamate desuccinylase/aspartoacylase family protein, with translation MKISTRRIAFALSLALPGSMTHAATVYTGDKVQGVPVISTLDVSDLPAGQHRFMFEGVETGTGQRWYVPIMVAKGKTDGKKVLLQAGVHGDELNGVRIVQKVMEQLAPEKMNGSVIGIIGPNRSGLERVSRTWSVSTDGGETIDYNRVHPGKETGNPAERQAWMMWNKVYKGNVDLAIDYHTQSTGTAYPLFIYADYRNADARTIAELFPADQIKKDPGEAGSMETTFIQHGIPAITAETGEPRIYQQDMIARGLEGALNVLIHYKVIEGKIGATASSNKTYIGNAISSIRATTGGFAEVFVKPGDTVKAGQEVALQRNAFGDVVAKYSAERDGKVLAIGTDVVREPRALLVRVLEQNPAATCKDGC, from the coding sequence ATGAAGATATCTACTCGCCGTATCGCATTCGCTCTCAGCTTAGCGTTGCCCGGCTCAATGACTCACGCGGCAACGGTGTATACGGGTGATAAAGTGCAGGGAGTGCCGGTTATCTCTACGCTGGATGTATCAGACCTGCCAGCCGGACAACATCGCTTCATGTTCGAGGGGGTTGAGACAGGAACGGGACAGCGCTGGTATGTACCCATAATGGTGGCAAAAGGGAAAACGGACGGGAAGAAAGTCCTTCTGCAGGCGGGCGTCCACGGGGATGAGCTAAACGGCGTGCGCATCGTACAAAAAGTGATGGAACAACTGGCCCCCGAAAAAATGAACGGCAGCGTTATTGGCATCATTGGCCCAAACCGTTCTGGCCTTGAGAGAGTCTCCCGGACATGGTCTGTTTCAACCGATGGGGGTGAAACGATCGACTACAATCGCGTCCATCCAGGAAAAGAAACGGGTAACCCTGCTGAGCGTCAGGCATGGATGATGTGGAACAAGGTTTACAAGGGGAATGTCGACCTGGCGATTGACTATCACACCCAGTCTACCGGAACGGCTTATCCGCTGTTCATTTATGCCGACTACCGCAATGCGGATGCCCGGACAATTGCGGAACTTTTTCCGGCAGATCAAATTAAGAAAGACCCCGGCGAAGCCGGCTCAATGGAAACCACCTTTATTCAACATGGTATCCCGGCGATAACGGCCGAGACGGGAGAGCCGAGGATTTACCAGCAGGATATGATTGCCCGGGGTTTAGAGGGTGCTCTCAATGTACTGATCCATTACAAGGTGATTGAAGGCAAAATCGGCGCAACCGCCAGCAGCAATAAAACGTATATTGGTAATGCGATCAGTTCCATACGAGCAACTACGGGTGGGTTTGCGGAAGTTTTCGTTAAACCCGGCGACACGGTAAAAGCAGGACAAGAGGTCGCCCTGCAGCGAAATGCTTTCGGTGATGTTGTCGCGAAGTATTCAGCGGAAAGGGACGGCAAAGTACTGGCAATTGGAACAGATGTGGTCAGAGAGCCCCGAGCCCTGCTGGTAAGAGTCCTTGAGCAAAACCCAGCCGCAACCTGCAAAGACGGCTGCTGA
- a CDS encoding glycoside hydrolase family 1 protein: MNNSLPANFLWGNSVSSMQTEGAWNEGGKGMSVYDIREAGENVSDWKVATDSYHRYREDFDLMQDLGMNCYRFQISWSRVCPQGDGAFNDEGIAFYDRFIDDLIARGIEPMVCLYHFDMPLALAQEYNGFNDRRVVEAFIRYGKKMIDCFGDRVKYWLTFNEQNIFHMPEAFRISGYMKGEKTLRELYELQHHAMVAHMSLTEYLHQTKPGQLMGGMLAHQLIYPATCKPRDIFCAQQYDEFLNQNLLRVFAGQGYSPAVMAVVEQEGFGDIYRADDLALFARTKNDFMAFSYYASKTLDSDAIPEGTPVNYYLLHGEKNNPYLKATEWNWQIDPLGFRTIITRYANDWRMPVFPIENGIGVIESWDGVNPIEDTYRIDYHRAHIEAMKEAIFEDGAEVIGYLGWGLIDILSSQGDMRKRYGVVYVNRENHDLKDLKRVPKKSYAWLKQVIHTNGREM; the protein is encoded by the coding sequence ATGAACAATTCACTACCGGCCAACTTTTTATGGGGCAACTCGGTGTCCAGCATGCAGACGGAAGGGGCCTGGAACGAGGGTGGGAAGGGGATGTCGGTGTACGACATTCGTGAAGCCGGAGAAAACGTCTCCGACTGGAAGGTGGCGACCGACTCCTACCACCGCTACCGGGAAGATTTCGATCTGATGCAGGATCTGGGCATGAACTGCTACCGCTTCCAGATCTCCTGGAGCCGCGTCTGCCCGCAGGGCGACGGCGCGTTCAACGACGAGGGCATCGCCTTTTACGACCGCTTTATTGACGATCTCATCGCCCGCGGCATCGAGCCGATGGTCTGCCTCTACCACTTCGACATGCCGCTGGCGCTGGCGCAGGAGTACAACGGCTTCAACGATCGCCGCGTGGTGGAGGCTTTTATCCGCTACGGCAAAAAGATGATCGACTGCTTCGGCGACCGCGTAAAGTACTGGCTGACCTTTAACGAGCAGAACATCTTCCATATGCCGGAAGCGTTCCGCATTTCCGGCTATATGAAAGGCGAGAAAACCCTGCGCGAGCTGTATGAGCTTCAGCACCATGCGATGGTGGCGCACATGTCGCTGACCGAGTATCTGCACCAGACAAAACCGGGCCAGCTAATGGGCGGCATGCTGGCGCACCAGCTGATCTATCCGGCCACCTGCAAGCCGCGCGATATCTTCTGCGCCCAGCAGTATGACGAATTCCTCAACCAGAACCTGCTGCGCGTCTTTGCCGGCCAGGGCTACAGCCCGGCGGTGATGGCGGTGGTGGAGCAGGAGGGCTTCGGTGATATCTATCGCGCCGACGATCTCGCTCTGTTTGCCCGCACGAAAAACGACTTTATGGCCTTCAGCTACTACGCCAGCAAAACGCTGGACAGCGATGCGATCCCGGAAGGCACGCCGGTCAACTATTACCTGCTGCACGGTGAGAAAAATAACCCCTACCTGAAAGCCACCGAGTGGAACTGGCAGATCGATCCGCTGGGCTTTCGCACCATCATCACTCGCTATGCCAACGACTGGCGGATGCCGGTCTTCCCGATTGAAAACGGTATTGGGGTAATTGAGTCCTGGGACGGGGTCAACCCGATTGAGGACACCTACCGCATCGACTACCACCGGGCGCATATCGAGGCCATGAAGGAAGCCATATTCGAGGATGGCGCAGAGGTCATTGGCTATCTCGGCTGGGGGTTAATTGACATTCTTAGCTCGCAGGGGGACATGCGTAAGCGCTACGGCGTGGTCTACGTCAACCGCGAGAATCACGACCTGAAAGACCTGAAGCGCGTGCCGAAGAAGAGCTACGCGTGGTTAAAACAGGTTATCCATACCAACGGACGCGAGATGTAA